The following are encoded in a window of Clostridium thermarum genomic DNA:
- a CDS encoding ATP-binding cassette domain-containing protein: protein MSDYILEMKNITKVFPGVKALDSVNLQVKRGEIHCLIGENGSGKSTLMKILSGVYPYGEYSGDIIFNGKVQKFSGIKDSESVGIATIYQELALIPEMTVYENIYLGHEIKNGRVIDWNETITKAEEMLKKVKLNISPTAKIKDLGVGKQQLVEIAKALSKDVKLLILDEPTAALNENDSENLLNLIKELKEHGVTSILISHKLKEVTAIADTITVLRDGKTITTMDANAELILENKIIKHMVGREIEDIYPKRKKKQFGDNVLEVINWSAYDPKLGRTILKNVTLNVRKGEIVGIAGLMGAGRTEFALSLFGNAKDYDVDGDLYVDNEKKQFKSPSDAIHAGIAYVTEDRKGNGLILINDIRTNISLANLKELAKNGVINDNEEVKIANEYKASIGIKAPSIEQKVGNLSGGNQQKVSLAKWLFAKPKILILDEPTRGIDVGAKYEIYTLMNELVQQGMSIIMISSELPEVLGMSDRIYVMSEGRIVGEMLQEEATQEKIMKLATD from the coding sequence ATGAGTGATTATATATTAGAGATGAAAAACATTACTAAAGTATTTCCAGGGGTTAAGGCCTTGGATTCAGTTAATCTTCAAGTAAAAAGAGGAGAAATTCATTGCCTCATAGGAGAAAATGGATCAGGAAAATCAACCCTGATGAAGATATTGAGTGGGGTTTATCCTTATGGCGAATATAGTGGAGATATAATTTTCAATGGAAAAGTACAAAAATTTTCTGGTATAAAAGATAGCGAAAGTGTAGGAATTGCAACTATATATCAAGAACTGGCTCTTATACCTGAAATGACTGTTTATGAAAATATATATTTAGGACATGAAATAAAAAATGGCAGAGTAATCGACTGGAATGAGACAATAACCAAAGCAGAGGAGATGTTAAAGAAAGTTAAGCTGAACATCAGTCCTACAGCAAAGATAAAAGACCTAGGGGTTGGAAAGCAACAGCTGGTGGAAATAGCTAAGGCCCTTAGTAAGGATGTAAAGCTACTTATATTGGACGAGCCTACTGCGGCTTTGAATGAAAATGACAGCGAAAATCTCCTGAATTTAATCAAAGAACTTAAGGAACATGGAGTTACATCAATTTTAATTTCTCATAAGCTTAAGGAAGTTACAGCCATAGCGGACACCATTACTGTACTCCGTGATGGAAAGACAATTACCACCATGGATGCCAATGCAGAATTGATATTAGAGAATAAAATAATTAAACACATGGTTGGCCGTGAAATAGAAGATATCTATCCAAAACGAAAAAAGAAACAATTCGGAGATAATGTATTAGAGGTAATTAATTGGAGCGCTTATGATCCAAAATTGGGAAGAACAATACTTAAGAATGTAACCCTTAACGTAAGAAAAGGTGAAATAGTTGGTATTGCAGGACTGATGGGAGCTGGTCGTACAGAATTTGCCTTAAGTCTTTTTGGAAATGCTAAAGACTATGATGTAGATGGGGATTTATATGTAGACAATGAAAAGAAGCAGTTCAAGAGCCCTAGTGATGCGATTCATGCAGGAATCGCTTACGTTACAGAGGATAGAAAAGGTAATGGCTTAATTCTGATTAACGATATAAGAACAAATATAAGCTTAGCTAATCTAAAAGAGTTAGCTAAGAACGGTGTAATAAATGATAATGAGGAAGTTAAAATTGCAAATGAATATAAAGCTTCCATTGGTATCAAAGCACCTAGTATTGAACAAAAGGTGGGCAATTTGAGCGGTGGTAATCAGCAAAAGGTGTCACTGGCAAAATGGCTCTTTGCGAAACCTAAAATACTTATTTTGGACGAGCCTACGAGAGGTATTGACGTAGGAGCAAAATACGAAATTTATACCTTGATGAATGAACTTGTACAGCAGGGTATGAGCATAATTATGATTTCTTCTGAACTACCAGAGGTACTCGGCATGAGTGATAGGATCTATGTAATGTCAGAAGGAAGAATAGTTGGCGAGATGCTGCAAGAAGAGGCTACCCAAGAAAAAATAATGAAGTTGGCAACAGATTAG
- a CDS encoding sugar-binding protein, which produces MKKLLSILLMALMVFGLAACGKKKVNVGIVLPTRDEPRWVQDETRFKEALKDTKYSVEILFSQGSPAKEKENVEALIAKGIDVLIICPHDGSAAGAAVEAAKKEGIKVISYDRLITDTDAVDYYVTFDSIAVGEAQAQYLVDQAQGKGNPLYLYAGAASDNNAFLFFEGAWNVLQPKIADGTFVIKNSSEAVALQSKPQLTRDEMAKIIGQVTTNWDFNEAKNKAEAHLTAASDADKGDVFILAPNDGTARAIADAFDADNAVKSYKVTGQDAEKASIQYIIDGRQSMTVFKDVRTLVKDAINMAVAILEGKTPETTGSYNNGKIDVKAKQTEVIVVKQDNVKSALIDSKYYEASDFTGLK; this is translated from the coding sequence ATGAAAAAACTACTATCAATCTTATTAATGGCTTTAATGGTTTTTGGACTTGCAGCCTGCGGAAAGAAAAAGGTTAATGTTGGTATAGTATTACCAACAAGAGATGAGCCAAGATGGGTTCAAGATGAAACAAGATTTAAAGAAGCATTAAAGGACACTAAGTACTCCGTAGAAATTCTATTTAGCCAAGGATCACCAGCTAAAGAAAAAGAAAACGTTGAAGCATTAATAGCAAAGGGCATTGACGTACTTATAATTTGTCCTCATGACGGTAGTGCTGCTGGTGCTGCAGTAGAAGCTGCAAAGAAGGAAGGCATAAAAGTTATTTCCTATGACAGATTAATAACTGACACAGATGCAGTTGATTACTATGTAACTTTCGATAGTATTGCTGTTGGAGAAGCACAGGCTCAATACCTAGTTGATCAGGCACAAGGCAAAGGTAATCCATTATATCTATATGCCGGTGCAGCTTCAGATAACAATGCTTTCTTATTCTTCGAAGGTGCATGGAATGTATTACAGCCCAAAATTGCTGACGGTACATTTGTAATTAAGAACTCCAGCGAAGCTGTTGCATTACAGTCAAAGCCTCAACTTACTCGTGATGAAATGGCAAAGATTATAGGACAAGTAACAACCAACTGGGACTTCAACGAAGCTAAGAACAAGGCAGAAGCACACTTAACAGCTGCTTCAGACGCTGATAAGGGCGACGTATTTATACTAGCTCCAAACGATGGAACTGCACGTGCTATAGCTGATGCTTTTGATGCTGATAATGCTGTAAAGAGCTACAAAGTAACTGGACAAGATGCTGAAAAAGCTTCAATTCAGTACATTATTGACGGAAGACAGTCAATGACAGTATTCAAAGACGTTCGTACCTTAGTTAAGGACGCAATTAATATGGCAGTTGCTATATTGGAAGGCAAGACTCCAGAAACTACAGGATCCTACAACAATGGTAAGATCGATGTTAAAGCTAAACAGACAGAAGTTATAGTAGTTAAACAGGATAATGTAAAATCTGCTCTTATTGATTCAAAATACTACGAAGCATCAGATTTCACTGGTTTAAAATAA
- a CDS encoding sugar ABC transporter substrate-binding protein, translated as MIKDKMIKNFIIAMLLLILAILVSFILRDLNIPSSTLADNNLGNNGTKKRIKIGFSLGTLKEERWIRDRDILMAKAQELGAEIIVQNANNDDQDQLKQVKYLLDQNIDVLIFVPNDHYKSAAAVELAKREGVPVISYDRLVLNANVDLYISFDNVKVGKLMASAILDNMKSGNLLIVNGAKTDNNTSMIKEGYDEMLTPYIESGEIKILSEEWAPNWLKEYAFKVVDSALQENVKINAIIAGNDSLAEGVIEALSEHRLTGKVTVTGMDADLWACQRIVEGTQYMTIYKPIEKLAEATIEMAIRLVENKPLNIVQTINNGAYDIPYYVLEPIAVNKENMDSTIIRDGFHQKHEVYRN; from the coding sequence TATGCTTTTACTCATATTGGCTATACTGGTTTCTTTCATATTAAGAGACCTGAATATTCCTTCTTCCACTCTAGCTGATAATAATCTGGGTAACAACGGTACTAAAAAGAGAATAAAGATTGGATTTTCTCTTGGAACACTTAAGGAGGAGAGATGGATTAGGGATAGAGATATATTGATGGCAAAGGCTCAGGAATTAGGTGCAGAGATTATAGTTCAAAATGCCAATAATGACGATCAGGATCAGCTTAAACAGGTGAAGTACCTTTTAGATCAGAATATAGATGTGCTTATCTTCGTACCCAATGACCATTATAAGTCAGCTGCTGCTGTTGAGTTAGCTAAGCGTGAGGGTGTTCCTGTAATTTCCTATGATAGACTTGTGCTGAATGCAAATGTTGACCTGTATATCTCTTTTGATAACGTAAAGGTTGGTAAGCTTATGGCCAGTGCCATATTAGACAATATGAAGTCAGGTAATCTGCTTATAGTAAACGGTGCAAAGACAGATAATAACACAAGTATGATTAAAGAAGGCTATGACGAAATGCTTACCCCCTATATAGAAAGCGGTGAAATAAAGATATTATCGGAAGAATGGGCTCCAAACTGGCTTAAGGAGTATGCCTTCAAGGTAGTGGATTCCGCCCTGCAGGAAAATGTTAAAATAAATGCCATAATTGCCGGCAATGATAGCCTGGCAGAAGGTGTAATCGAAGCCTTATCAGAACATAGGCTGACAGGGAAGGTAACGGTTACAGGTATGGATGCAGATTTATGGGCCTGCCAGAGAATCGTAGAGGGTACCCAGTATATGACTATATACAAACCTATTGAAAAGCTGGCGGAGGCAACCATAGAGATGGCTATAAGATTAGTAGAAAATAAGCCTCTAAATATTGTGCAGACAATTAATAATGGTGCATATGATATACCGTATTATGTGCTGGAACCAATTGCTGTAAACAAAGAAAATATGGACAGCACTATAATAAGAGATGGCTTCCATCAAAAACATGAGGTTTATAGAAACTAG